From Rhinopithecus roxellana isolate Shanxi Qingling chromosome 17, ASM756505v1, whole genome shotgun sequence, one genomic window encodes:
- the LRRC14 gene encoding leucine-rich repeat-containing protein 14 isoform X2 yields the protein MHTLVFLSTRQVLQCQPAACQALPLLPRELFPLLFKVAFMDKKTVVLRELVHTWPFPLLSFQQLLQECAHCSRALLQERPSTESMQAVILGLTARLHTPEPGASTQPLCRKHALRVLDMTGLLDDGVEQDPGTMSMWDCTAAVARTCIAQQQGGATEPGPAPVPVEHLASLRLHYVHGDSRQPSVDGEDNFRYFLAQMGRFTCLRELSMGSSLLSGRLDQLLSTLQSPLESLELAFCALLPEDLRFLARSPHAAHLKKLDLSGNDLSGSQLAPFQGLLQASAATLLHLELTECQLADTQLLATLPILTQCASLRYLGLYGNPLSMAGLKELLRDSAAQAELRTVVHPFPVDCYEGLPWPPPASVLLEASINEEKFARVEAELHQLLLASGRAHVLWTTDIYGRLAADYFSL from the exons ATGCACACGCTTGTGTTCTTGAGCACGCGGCAGGTGCTGCAGTGCCAGCCAGCTGCCTGCCAGGCCCTGCCCCTGCTGCCACGCGAACTCTTCCCCCTGCTGTTCAAGGTGGCCTTCATGGACAAGAAGACAGTGGTATTGCGCGAGTTGGTACACACATGGCCCTTCCCGCTGCTCAGTTTCCAGCAGCTGCTACAGGAGTGTGCCCACTGCAGCCGTGCCCTCCTGCAGGAGCGGCCTAGCACTGAGAGCATGCAGGCCGTTATCCTGGGGCTGACTGCCCGGCTCCACACCCCAGAGCCTGGGGCCAGCACACAGCCCCTCTGCAG GAAGCATGCGCTGCGGGTGCTGGACATGACAGGCCTCTTGGATGATGGTGTGGAACAGGATCCTGGCACCATGAGCATGTGGGACTGTACTGCTGCCGTAGCTCGCACATGCATCGCCCAGCAGCAGGGGGGTGCCACAGAGCCTGGGCCAGCCCCTGTCCCCGTGGAG CACCTGGCCAGCCTGCGGCTCCACTATGTGCATGGGGATTCGAGGCAGCCTTCCGTGGATGGCGAGGACAACTTTCGCTACTTCCTTGCCCAGATGGGCCGCTTCACCTGTCTGCGCGAGCTCAGCATGGGCTCCTCTCTCCTTTCAGGGAGGCTGGACCAGCTGCTCAG CACCCTGCAGAGCCCCCTGGAGAGCCTGGAGTTGGCCTTCTGTGCTCTCTTGCCTGAGGACCTGCGCTTCCTGGCACGGAGCCCCCATGCTGCCCACCTCAAGAAGTTGGACCTGAGTGGTAACGACCTGTCTGGCAGCCAGCTGGCACCCTTCCAGGGTCTGCTGCAGGCATCAGCAGCCACACTGCTGCATCTGGAGCTGACTGAGTGCCAGCTTGCAGACACCCAGCTGTTGGCCACACTTCCCATCCTGACTCAGTGTGCCAGTCTCCGGTACCTTGGCCTTTATGGCAACCCACTGTCCATGGCGGGCCTCAAGGAGCTGTTGCGGGACTCAGCGGCGCAGGCTGAGCTGCGTACTGTGGTGCACCCCTTCCCTGTGGACTGCTATGAGGGCTTGCCCTGGCCGCCGCCTGCCTCTGTCCTGCTGGAGGCCTCCATCAATGAGGAGAAGTTTGCCCGCGTAGAAGCAGAGTTGCATCAGCTGCTTCTAGCCTCAGGCCGTGCCCATGTGCTCTGGACCACGGACATCTACGGGCGACTGGCTGCAGACTACTTCAGCCTATGA
- the LRRC14 gene encoding leucine-rich repeat-containing protein 14 isoform X1: MHTLVFLSTRQVLQCQPAACQALPLLPRELFPLLFKVAFMDKKTVVLRELVHTWPFPLLSFQQLLQECAHCSRALLQERPSTESMQAVILGLTARLHTPEPGASTQPLCRKHALRVLDMTGLLDDGVEQDPGTMSMWDCTAAVARTCIAQQQGGATEPGPAPVPVEVRVDLRVNRASYAFLREALRSSVGSPLRLCCRDLRAEDLPMRNTVALLQLLDAGCLRRVDLRFNNLGLRGLSVIIPHVARFQHLASLRLHYVHGDSRQPSVDGEDNFRYFLAQMGRFTCLRELSMGSSLLSGRLDQLLSTLQSPLESLELAFCALLPEDLRFLARSPHAAHLKKLDLSGNDLSGSQLAPFQGLLQASAATLLHLELTECQLADTQLLATLPILTQCASLRYLGLYGNPLSMAGLKELLRDSAAQAELRTVVHPFPVDCYEGLPWPPPASVLLEASINEEKFARVEAELHQLLLASGRAHVLWTTDIYGRLAADYFSL, from the exons ATGCACACGCTTGTGTTCTTGAGCACGCGGCAGGTGCTGCAGTGCCAGCCAGCTGCCTGCCAGGCCCTGCCCCTGCTGCCACGCGAACTCTTCCCCCTGCTGTTCAAGGTGGCCTTCATGGACAAGAAGACAGTGGTATTGCGCGAGTTGGTACACACATGGCCCTTCCCGCTGCTCAGTTTCCAGCAGCTGCTACAGGAGTGTGCCCACTGCAGCCGTGCCCTCCTGCAGGAGCGGCCTAGCACTGAGAGCATGCAGGCCGTTATCCTGGGGCTGACTGCCCGGCTCCACACCCCAGAGCCTGGGGCCAGCACACAGCCCCTCTGCAG GAAGCATGCGCTGCGGGTGCTGGACATGACAGGCCTCTTGGATGATGGTGTGGAACAGGATCCTGGCACCATGAGCATGTGGGACTGTACTGCTGCCGTAGCTCGCACATGCATCGCCCAGCAGCAGGGGGGTGCCACAGAGCCTGGGCCAGCCCCTGTCCCCGTGGAGGTGCGTGTGGACCTGCGGGTGAACCGGGCCTCCTATGCATTCCTGCGGGAGGCACTCCGAAGCAGCGTGGGCAGCCCACTGCGGCTCTGCTGCCGGGACCTGCGAGCTGAGGACCTGCCCATGCGCAACACTGTGGCCCTGCTGCAGCTTCTGGATGCAGGCTGCTTGCGCCGGGTGGACCTGCGCTTCAACAACCTGGGCCTGCGTGGTCTGTCTGTAATCATCCCACACGTGGCTCGCTTCCAGCACCTGGCCAGCCTGCGGCTCCACTATGTGCATGGGGATTCGAGGCAGCCTTCCGTGGATGGCGAGGACAACTTTCGCTACTTCCTTGCCCAGATGGGCCGCTTCACCTGTCTGCGCGAGCTCAGCATGGGCTCCTCTCTCCTTTCAGGGAGGCTGGACCAGCTGCTCAG CACCCTGCAGAGCCCCCTGGAGAGCCTGGAGTTGGCCTTCTGTGCTCTCTTGCCTGAGGACCTGCGCTTCCTGGCACGGAGCCCCCATGCTGCCCACCTCAAGAAGTTGGACCTGAGTGGTAACGACCTGTCTGGCAGCCAGCTGGCACCCTTCCAGGGTCTGCTGCAGGCATCAGCAGCCACACTGCTGCATCTGGAGCTGACTGAGTGCCAGCTTGCAGACACCCAGCTGTTGGCCACACTTCCCATCCTGACTCAGTGTGCCAGTCTCCGGTACCTTGGCCTTTATGGCAACCCACTGTCCATGGCGGGCCTCAAGGAGCTGTTGCGGGACTCAGCGGCGCAGGCTGAGCTGCGTACTGTGGTGCACCCCTTCCCTGTGGACTGCTATGAGGGCTTGCCCTGGCCGCCGCCTGCCTCTGTCCTGCTGGAGGCCTCCATCAATGAGGAGAAGTTTGCCCGCGTAGAAGCAGAGTTGCATCAGCTGCTTCTAGCCTCAGGCCGTGCCCATGTGCTCTGGACCACGGACATCTACGGGCGACTGGCTGCAGACTACTTCAGCCTATGA
- the LRRC24 gene encoding leucine-rich repeat-containing protein 24 isoform X1 produces MAPGAPALLLLLLLLLLLLLLPPRTAGCPAACRCYSATVECGALRLRVVPLGIPPGTQVGTVWSCGRTGCPQGEDPRSGVSASPFPGLQTLFLQDNNIARLEPGALAPLAALRRLYLHNNSLRALEAGAFRAQPRLLELALTSNRLRALRSSAFAGLAQLRVLYLAGNQLARLLDFTFLHLPRLQELHLQENSIELLEDQALAGLSSLALLDLSRNQLGTISREALQPLASLQVLRLTENPWRCDCALHWLGAWIKEGGQRLLTSRDRKIMCAEPPRLALQSLLDISHSSLICIPPSVHVQPLELTANLGEDLRVACQASGYPQPLVTWRKVLQPREGRPRAQAQLEGGAPGLGGHSASDTGSGMLFLTNITLAHAGKYECEASNAGGAARVPFRLLVNASRQQPQQPAQPPPPAARPAGREPRPEAGSMAFRALGLATQTAIAAAIALLALTALLLVAMICRRRRRRKKARGPPGEGALFVNDYSDGPCTFAQLEELRDECGHEMFVINRSKPLFAEGMAEAPADCGPTEGTGPGLRVPPPVAYEIHC; encoded by the exons ATGGCCCCGGGGGCCCccgcgctgctgctgctgctgctgctgctgctgctactactactactgccgCCCCGCACCGCCGGCTGCCCAGCAGCCTGCCGCTGCTACAGCGCCACAGTGGAGTGCGGCGCTCTGCGGTTGCGTGTCGTCCCGCTGGGAATCCCGCCAGGGACGCAGGTGGGCACCGTGTGGAGCTGCGGGAGGACAGGGTGCCCCCAGGGAGAAGACCCCCGCAGCGGGGTAAGCGCCTCCCCTTTCCCCGGCCTGCAGACACTGTTCCTGCAGGACAACAACATCGCGCGCCTGGAGCCAGGAGCCCTGGCGCCGCTGGCCGCTCTGCGGCGGCTCTACCTGCACAACAACAGCCTGCGCGCCCTGGAGGCCGGCGCCTTCCGAGCGCAGCCGCGCCTGCTGGAGCTGGCGCTCACCAGCAACCGGCTGCGCGCCTTGCGCAGCAGCGCCTTCGCAGGCCTGGCCCAGCTGCGCGTGCTCTACCTGGCGGGCAACCAGCTGGCGCGGCTGCTGGATTTCACCTTCTTGCACCTGCCG CGACTGCAGGAGCTTCACCTGCAAGAAAACAGCATTGAGCTGCTGGAGGACCAGGCTCTAGCGGGGCTGTCCTCCCTAGCACTGCTGGACCTCAGCAGGAACCAGCTGGGTACCATCAGTCGAGAGGCGCTGCAGCCCCTGGCCAGTCTGCAAGTCCTGCGCCTCACAG AGAACCCATGGCGCTGTGACTGCGCCCTGCACTGGCTGGGTGCCTGGATCAAGGAGGGCGGCCAGCGGCTGCTCACCTCCAGGGACAGGAAGATCATGTGTGCAGAGCCCCCGCGCCTGGCGCTCCAGAGTCTCCTGGATATATCCCACAGCAGCCTCATCTGTATTCCGCCCTCTGTCCACGTGCAGCCGCTGGAGCTCACAGCCAACCTGGGTGAGGACCTTCGGGTTGCCTGCCAAGCCTCCGGCTACCCGCAGCCATTGGTGACCTGGAGAAAGGTGCTCCAGCCTCGCGAGGGCCGGCCGCGAGCCCAGGCCCAGCTAGAAGGCGGGGCGCCGGGCCTGGGCGGACACTCGGCATCCGACACGGGCAGCGGCATGCTCTTCCTCACCAACATCACGCTGGCCCATGCCGGCAAGTACGAGTGCGAGGCCTCCAACGCTGGTGGCGCTGCCCGCGTGCCCTTCCGGCTCCTGGTCAACGCGTCCCGGCAGCAGCCGCAGCAGCCCGCGCAACCGCCGCCTCCGGCCGCCCGCCCCGCTGGTCGCGAGCCCCGGCCCGAGGCGGGAAGCATGGCCTTCCGCGCCCTGGGCCTGGCCACGCAGACGGCCATTGCGGCGGCCATCGCGCTGCTGGCGCTCACGGCGCTGCTCCTGGTCGCCATGATCTGTCGCCGGCGCCGCAGGCGAAAAAAGGCGCGGGGGCCGCCGGGGGAGGGAGCGCTGTTCGTCAACGACTACTCGGACGGCCCCTGCACGTTCGCACAGCTAGAGGAGCTCCGCGATGAGTGCGGACACGAGATGTTCGTCATCAACCGCTCCAAGCCGCTCTTCGCCGAGGGTATGGCGGAGGCGCCCGCGGACTGCGGACCAACAGAGGGGACGGGGCCGGGACTCCGCGTGCCCCCGCCGGTCGCCTACGAGATCCACTGCTAG
- the LRRC24 gene encoding leucine-rich repeat-containing protein 24 isoform X2, with translation MAPGAPALLLLLLLLLLLLLLPPRTAGCPAACRCYSATVECGALRLRVVPLGIPPGTQTLFLQDNNIARLEPGALAPLAALRRLYLHNNSLRALEAGAFRAQPRLLELALTSNRLRALRSSAFAGLAQLRVLYLAGNQLARLLDFTFLHLPRLQELHLQENSIELLEDQALAGLSSLALLDLSRNQLGTISREALQPLASLQVLRLTENPWRCDCALHWLGAWIKEGGQRLLTSRDRKIMCAEPPRLALQSLLDISHSSLICIPPSVHVQPLELTANLGEDLRVACQASGYPQPLVTWRKVLQPREGRPRAQAQLEGGAPGLGGHSASDTGSGMLFLTNITLAHAGKYECEASNAGGAARVPFRLLVNASRQQPQQPAQPPPPAARPAGREPRPEAGSMAFRALGLATQTAIAAAIALLALTALLLVAMICRRRRRRKKARGPPGEGALFVNDYSDGPCTFAQLEELRDECGHEMFVINRSKPLFAEGMAEAPADCGPTEGTGPGLRVPPPVAYEIHC, from the exons ATGGCCCCGGGGGCCCccgcgctgctgctgctgctgctgctgctgctgctactactactactgccgCCCCGCACCGCCGGCTGCCCAGCAGCCTGCCGCTGCTACAGCGCCACAGTGGAGTGCGGCGCTCTGCGGTTGCGTGTCGTCCCGCTGGGAATCCCGCCAGGGACGCAG ACACTGTTCCTGCAGGACAACAACATCGCGCGCCTGGAGCCAGGAGCCCTGGCGCCGCTGGCCGCTCTGCGGCGGCTCTACCTGCACAACAACAGCCTGCGCGCCCTGGAGGCCGGCGCCTTCCGAGCGCAGCCGCGCCTGCTGGAGCTGGCGCTCACCAGCAACCGGCTGCGCGCCTTGCGCAGCAGCGCCTTCGCAGGCCTGGCCCAGCTGCGCGTGCTCTACCTGGCGGGCAACCAGCTGGCGCGGCTGCTGGATTTCACCTTCTTGCACCTGCCG CGACTGCAGGAGCTTCACCTGCAAGAAAACAGCATTGAGCTGCTGGAGGACCAGGCTCTAGCGGGGCTGTCCTCCCTAGCACTGCTGGACCTCAGCAGGAACCAGCTGGGTACCATCAGTCGAGAGGCGCTGCAGCCCCTGGCCAGTCTGCAAGTCCTGCGCCTCACAG AGAACCCATGGCGCTGTGACTGCGCCCTGCACTGGCTGGGTGCCTGGATCAAGGAGGGCGGCCAGCGGCTGCTCACCTCCAGGGACAGGAAGATCATGTGTGCAGAGCCCCCGCGCCTGGCGCTCCAGAGTCTCCTGGATATATCCCACAGCAGCCTCATCTGTATTCCGCCCTCTGTCCACGTGCAGCCGCTGGAGCTCACAGCCAACCTGGGTGAGGACCTTCGGGTTGCCTGCCAAGCCTCCGGCTACCCGCAGCCATTGGTGACCTGGAGAAAGGTGCTCCAGCCTCGCGAGGGCCGGCCGCGAGCCCAGGCCCAGCTAGAAGGCGGGGCGCCGGGCCTGGGCGGACACTCGGCATCCGACACGGGCAGCGGCATGCTCTTCCTCACCAACATCACGCTGGCCCATGCCGGCAAGTACGAGTGCGAGGCCTCCAACGCTGGTGGCGCTGCCCGCGTGCCCTTCCGGCTCCTGGTCAACGCGTCCCGGCAGCAGCCGCAGCAGCCCGCGCAACCGCCGCCTCCGGCCGCCCGCCCCGCTGGTCGCGAGCCCCGGCCCGAGGCGGGAAGCATGGCCTTCCGCGCCCTGGGCCTGGCCACGCAGACGGCCATTGCGGCGGCCATCGCGCTGCTGGCGCTCACGGCGCTGCTCCTGGTCGCCATGATCTGTCGCCGGCGCCGCAGGCGAAAAAAGGCGCGGGGGCCGCCGGGGGAGGGAGCGCTGTTCGTCAACGACTACTCGGACGGCCCCTGCACGTTCGCACAGCTAGAGGAGCTCCGCGATGAGTGCGGACACGAGATGTTCGTCATCAACCGCTCCAAGCCGCTCTTCGCCGAGGGTATGGCGGAGGCGCCCGCGGACTGCGGACCAACAGAGGGGACGGGGCCGGGACTCCGCGTGCCCCCGCCGGTCGCCTACGAGATCCACTGCTAG
- the C17H8orf82 gene encoding UPF0598 protein C8orf82 homolog isoform X2, which yields MCLPPQPLLSHFGQPRMGSPTLPVGPAHQGVGVLRSGAPLSETRRTSCRRRLPSVWSWARQPWEPSALSIRALHPPDPQFLVTFFSRLRPNRSGRYEAAFPFLSPCGRERNFLRCEDRPVVFTHLLTADHRPPRLSYCGGGEALAVPFEPARLLPLAANGRLYHPAPERAGGVGLVRSALAFELSACFEYGPGAPALPSHVRWQGRRLALTMDLAPLLLAARPP from the coding sequence ATGTgccttcctccccagccccttCTTTCTCACTTCGGGCAGCCCCGGATGGGCTCCCCGACTCTGCCGGTGGGCCCAGCGCACCAAGGAGTGGGCGTCCTGCGCTCAGGAGCCCCGCTGAGTGAGACCAGGCGAACCTCTTGCCGCCGGCGCCTGCCTTCGGTGTGGTCCTGGGCCCGGCAGCCTTGGGAGCCCAGCGCACTGAGCATCCGCGCCCTTCATCCCCCAGACCCGCAGTTCCTGGTCACTTTCTTCTCCCGCCTGAGACCCAACCGCAGCGGGCGCTACGAGGCCGCCTTCCCCTTCCTCTCGCCCTGCGGCAGAGAGCGCAACTTCCTGCGCTGCGAGGACCGGCCGGTGGTCTTCACGCACCTGCTGACCGCGGACCACAGGCCTCCGCGCCTCTCCTACTGCGGCGGTGGTGAGGCCCTGGCCGTGCCCTTCGAGCCGGCGCGTCTGCTGCCCCTGGCCGCCAACGGGCGCCTGTACCACCCGGCGCCGGAGCGTGCGGGCGGCGTGGGCCTGGTGCGCTCCGCCCTAGCCTTCGAGCTCAGCGCCTGCTTCGAGTACGGGCCCGGCGCGCCCGCGCTGCCCTCGCACGTGCGCTGGCAGGGCCGCCGCCTCGCCCTCACCATGGACCTGGCCCCGCTGCTGCTCGCGGCTCGGCCGCCCTAA
- the C17H8orf82 gene encoding UPF0598 protein C8orf82 homolog isoform X1, with product MWSQCGALRGLALARSRGARPCSGDGGVSYTQGQRPEPQTREYFYYVDHQGQLFLDDSKMKNFITCFKDPQFLVTFFSRLRPNRSGRYEAAFPFLSPCGRERNFLRCEDRPVVFTHLLTADHRPPRLSYCGGGEALAVPFEPARLLPLAANGRLYHPAPERAGGVGLVRSALAFELSACFEYGPGAPALPSHVRWQGRRLALTMDLAPLLLAARPP from the exons ATGTGGTCGCAGTGCGGGGCGCTCCGGGGCCTGGCCTTGGCGCGGTCGCGGGGAGCCCGGCCCTGCAGCGGGGATGGGGGCGTTTCCTACACGCAGGGGCAGAGGCCTGAACCCCAGACCCGCGAGTATTTCTACTACGTGGACCACCAGGGCCAG CTTTTCCTGGATGATTCCAAAATGAAGAATTTCATCACCTGCTTCAAAG ACCCGCAGTTCCTGGTCACTTTCTTCTCCCGCCTGAGACCCAACCGCAGCGGGCGCTACGAGGCCGCCTTCCCCTTCCTCTCGCCCTGCGGCAGAGAGCGCAACTTCCTGCGCTGCGAGGACCGGCCGGTGGTCTTCACGCACCTGCTGACCGCGGACCACAGGCCTCCGCGCCTCTCCTACTGCGGCGGTGGTGAGGCCCTGGCCGTGCCCTTCGAGCCGGCGCGTCTGCTGCCCCTGGCCGCCAACGGGCGCCTGTACCACCCGGCGCCGGAGCGTGCGGGCGGCGTGGGCCTGGTGCGCTCCGCCCTAGCCTTCGAGCTCAGCGCCTGCTTCGAGTACGGGCCCGGCGCGCCCGCGCTGCCCTCGCACGTGCGCTGGCAGGGCCGCCGCCTCGCCCTCACCATGGACCTGGCCCCGCTGCTGCTCGCGGCTCGGCCGCCCTAA